The Streptomyces sp. NBC_01689 genome includes a window with the following:
- a CDS encoding dihydrofolate reductase family protein translates to MRKIVLMMSVSLDGYIEGPDREIGWHRVDEELHQHFNEEISRFGALLDGRVTHELMAAYWPTADQDPAATPTEAEFARIWRDIPKFVYSRSLERSDWNTTVVREVVPEEVRALKEEPGGDLGLGGADLAATFLRHDLVDELRIYVHPVLIGGGTPLFPKTDTLTALRLTGTRTFGNGVVLLRYERDTGGQV, encoded by the coding sequence ATGAGGAAGATCGTGCTGATGATGTCGGTGTCCCTCGACGGGTACATCGAGGGACCCGACCGCGAGATCGGCTGGCACCGGGTCGACGAGGAGTTGCACCAGCACTTCAACGAGGAGATCAGCCGCTTCGGCGCGCTGCTGGACGGCCGGGTGACGCACGAACTGATGGCCGCGTACTGGCCGACCGCCGACCAGGACCCCGCCGCCACCCCCACCGAGGCCGAGTTCGCGAGGATCTGGCGGGACATCCCGAAGTTCGTGTACTCACGGTCACTCGAACGGTCCGACTGGAACACCACGGTGGTCCGGGAGGTCGTGCCGGAGGAGGTCCGCGCGCTCAAGGAGGAGCCCGGCGGGGACCTCGGACTGGGCGGCGCCGACCTGGCCGCCACGTTCCTGCGGCACGACCTGGTCGACGAGCTGCGGATCTACGTCCATCCGGTGCTGATCGGCGGCGGCACACCCCTGTTCCCGAAGACGGACACCCTGACCGCGCTCCGGCTCACCGGGACCCGCACCTTCGGCAACGGGGTCGTGCTCCTGAGGTACGAGCGAGACACCGGCGGGCAAGTGTGA
- a CDS encoding OmpA family protein, whose amino-acid sequence MALSPRPVATTLTALAVLVALGLPGPAYADGTDPSVPPGSVTTSPPPEVDATSPGLKLADGATLAPAKVLDIKSVVEDLGGEERREDTNSDVTFALQAEVLFPKDSSKLNPDARARIDAIANEIKAQKATTVRVFGFTDNLGSYAHGLTLSKKRAEIVHDELAAALGSTDVTFEVRGYSEDYPIADNTSEQGRRKNRRVEVTFPRGASSGTSSGTQS is encoded by the coding sequence ATGGCCCTCTCGCCCCGACCCGTCGCGACGACACTGACCGCGCTCGCCGTCCTGGTCGCCCTCGGTCTCCCCGGTCCCGCGTACGCCGACGGCACCGACCCCAGCGTGCCGCCGGGCAGCGTCACCACGTCGCCGCCACCCGAGGTGGACGCGACCAGCCCCGGTCTCAAACTCGCCGACGGCGCCACCCTCGCCCCCGCCAAGGTGCTGGACATCAAGTCGGTGGTGGAGGACCTCGGAGGGGAGGAGCGGCGTGAGGACACCAACTCGGACGTGACGTTCGCGCTCCAGGCCGAGGTCCTCTTCCCCAAGGACAGCTCGAAGCTGAACCCGGACGCCCGCGCCCGTATCGACGCGATCGCGAACGAGATCAAGGCGCAGAAGGCGACGACGGTCAGGGTCTTCGGCTTCACCGACAACCTCGGCTCGTACGCCCACGGCCTCACCCTCTCCAAGAAGCGCGCGGAGATAGTCCACGACGAACTCGCGGCCGCGCTCGGTTCGACGGACGTCACCTTCGAGGTGCGCGGCTACAGCGAGGACTACCCGATCGCCGACAACACCTCGGAACAGGGCCGCCGGAAGAACCGCCGCGTCGAGGTGACCTTCCCGCGCGGCGCGTCGAGCGGTACCTCGTCGGGGACCCAGAGCTGA
- a CDS encoding pilus assembly protein TadG-related protein yields MDLGCDPQRRHPGDGRLSCSFRGDQGQTLPIYIWLTGALLFAAFAFFVFAQAASVRNGAQTAADAAALAAAQDARDELTDKLGSVIGRQDDWLDWLDGVRSPEGTGATAAAQQLAAENRSTVQGGAQPTDVDGYPGYRVDIETTYTVGASIIPGTESRRARAHAVAVIQPRCDFDPAADPKKPVELNCDGDIVNIDPGDFDPVDLPDASVLFSVHLAE; encoded by the coding sequence ATTGATCTCGGGTGCGATCCGCAACGCCGTCACCCAGGTGACGGGCGGCTGAGCTGCTCCTTCCGCGGTGACCAAGGGCAGACGCTCCCCATCTACATCTGGCTCACGGGGGCTCTGCTCTTCGCCGCGTTCGCCTTCTTCGTGTTCGCCCAGGCAGCGTCCGTCCGCAATGGAGCTCAAACCGCGGCGGACGCTGCTGCGTTGGCGGCGGCACAGGACGCGCGTGACGAGCTGACGGACAAGCTCGGTTCGGTCATCGGCCGACAGGACGACTGGCTCGACTGGCTCGACGGCGTGCGGTCCCCGGAGGGCACGGGGGCCACGGCCGCGGCTCAACAGTTGGCCGCAGAGAACCGCTCGACCGTCCAAGGCGGCGCCCAACCCACCGATGTGGACGGTTATCCCGGATATCGGGTCGACATCGAGACCACGTACACGGTCGGGGCGTCGATCATCCCCGGGACGGAGAGCCGGCGCGCCAGGGCGCACGCCGTCGCCGTCATCCAGCCGCGCTGTGATTTCGATCCGGCGGCAGATCCGAAAAAGCCCGTCGAGCTGAACTGTGACGGCGACATCGTGAACATCGACCCCGGAGATTTCGATCCGGTCGACCTTCCGGACGCGTCCGTGCTGTTCTCCGTGCATCTGGCCGAGTGA
- a CDS encoding response regulator transcription factor: MPDQALIGPPLRVLVADDNPVVRAGLAALLGGHPDIEVVAQAANGEDAVTAAAAHPPDVVLLDVRMPGTDGLTALPHLARLAPVMMLTYSREPEVVAEASRRGAVAYLVHGEFTTPELLTAVREVGRRPRTVPDSLGVSYEPNEISSQMQSFVGQSSKALPDHGARLRRRVPDRLDFDLSAREVEVMDLIAAGMSNRQIAAACFISEKTVKNHINRIFAKLHSSSRSEAIAHWLGTAREGWSR, from the coding sequence ATGCCTGACCAGGCACTCATCGGCCCGCCCCTCCGTGTACTGGTGGCCGACGACAACCCCGTCGTCCGGGCCGGACTGGCCGCGCTGCTCGGCGGCCATCCGGACATCGAGGTCGTCGCGCAGGCCGCGAACGGCGAGGACGCCGTGACCGCGGCGGCCGCCCATCCGCCGGACGTCGTCCTCCTCGACGTCCGCATGCCCGGCACGGACGGGCTCACCGCCCTGCCGCACCTGGCCCGGCTCGCCCCCGTGATGATGCTGACGTACAGCCGCGAACCCGAGGTCGTGGCCGAGGCGTCGCGCCGGGGAGCGGTCGCCTACCTCGTCCACGGCGAGTTCACGACCCCCGAACTGCTCACCGCGGTGCGGGAGGTGGGGCGCCGGCCGCGCACTGTCCCGGATTCGCTCGGTGTTTCGTACGAACCGAACGAAATCTCTTCGCAGATGCAATCGTTTGTGGGACAGTCGTCGAAGGCTCTCCCCGACCATGGGGCGAGGCTCCGCCGTCGTGTGCCCGACCGGCTCGACTTCGACCTGAGTGCGAGGGAGGTGGAGGTGATGGACCTCATCGCCGCCGGCATGAGCAACCGTCAGATCGCCGCCGCCTGCTTCATCAGTGAGAAGACCGTCAAGAACCACATCAACCGCATCTTCGCGAAGCTGCACAGTTCCTCGCGCAGCGAGGCGATCGCCCACTGGCTCGGAACGGCACGTGAGGGGTGGAGCCGGTGA
- a CDS encoding sensor histidine kinase, with translation MPARLWPRLPRLSRLVRPWAPEHAVSAAGRPRTVGADGAGRPPRAATPAAEPGSHGQHPSRRREAPRPAAAGWAGDAGPGYLADDVPAPGSVRLQLNALQALCRQAFAVRLAAIAIGAPFAMTNATDGLSRYAVLAAAVLGVMGSYAMLRDWDRFGPRLLAHPTLMAVDLAFGAVLLLTASPASPLAYATVCTPLLAGLLYGWRGSGVFTGLQLIVLVTVYRAWQHHPGAGANTFLIAGFCVGAGIIGVTLRNLMFRFGTASQALSEATSRLAVAEAVESERARLAREMHDSVAKTLHGLALAAEALAVSASADGADPATLGRQATTVAGAARRAAAESRELLSDLRRRTDLTTPETDVLPELAHRVAEFKARTHLAAELRHRGEQPVLPHATARHVLAIVSEALENAYRHAHANTVTVDVELNTREDEFTVRVRDDGVGPPPGATLGDLTRTGHFGLLGMAERAASLGGRVDLNRSERGGAEVRLTLPLAPLPPHTPQEEAAHA, from the coding sequence GTGCCGGCCCGACTGTGGCCCCGGCTGCCCCGGCTGTCGCGACTGGTCCGGCCGTGGGCGCCCGAGCACGCCGTGAGCGCCGCCGGCCGTCCGCGGACCGTCGGAGCGGACGGGGCGGGGCGGCCCCCGCGGGCCGCCACACCGGCCGCCGAGCCCGGGTCGCACGGACAGCACCCGTCACGGCGGCGGGAGGCCCCCCGGCCCGCTGCGGCCGGCTGGGCGGGTGACGCGGGCCCGGGCTATCTGGCCGACGACGTCCCCGCCCCCGGCAGCGTCCGCCTCCAGCTCAACGCTCTGCAAGCGCTGTGCCGCCAGGCCTTCGCCGTCCGCCTCGCCGCCATCGCGATCGGCGCGCCCTTCGCGATGACGAACGCGACCGACGGCCTGTCGCGCTACGCGGTCCTGGCCGCCGCCGTCCTCGGCGTCATGGGCTCGTACGCCATGCTCAGGGACTGGGACCGCTTCGGCCCCCGCCTCCTCGCCCACCCCACCCTGATGGCCGTGGACCTGGCCTTCGGTGCCGTGCTCCTCCTGACGGCGTCCCCCGCGTCGCCGCTCGCCTACGCGACGGTCTGCACCCCGCTGCTGGCGGGCCTGCTCTACGGCTGGCGCGGCTCGGGCGTCTTCACGGGGCTGCAGCTGATCGTCCTGGTGACGGTCTACCGGGCCTGGCAGCACCATCCGGGAGCGGGCGCCAACACCTTTTTGATCGCCGGATTCTGTGTCGGCGCGGGCATCATCGGCGTCACCCTGCGCAACCTGATGTTCCGCTTCGGCACGGCGAGCCAGGCACTGTCCGAGGCGACCTCCCGGCTCGCCGTCGCCGAGGCCGTCGAGTCCGAACGGGCGCGGCTGGCACGCGAGATGCACGACTCGGTGGCGAAGACCCTGCACGGACTGGCCCTGGCGGCGGAAGCCCTGGCCGTCTCGGCCTCGGCGGACGGCGCGGACCCGGCCACGCTGGGGCGGCAGGCGACAACCGTCGCCGGGGCGGCCCGCAGGGCGGCGGCGGAGTCCCGCGAACTGCTCTCGGACCTGCGCCGCCGTACGGACCTCACCACTCCCGAGACGGACGTGCTGCCCGAACTCGCCCACCGGGTGGCCGAGTTCAAGGCCCGCACGCACCTCGCCGCGGAGCTCCGCCACCGCGGCGAGCAGCCGGTCCTGCCGCACGCGACGGCCCGCCACGTCCTGGCGATCGTCTCCGAGGCACTGGAGAACGCCTACCGGCACGCACACGCGAACACGGTGACGGTCGACGTCGAACTGAACACCCGGGAAGACGAGTTCACGGTACGGGTGCGGGACGACGGGGTGGGGCCTCCTCCCGGCGCCACTCTCGGCGACCTGACCAGAACCGGCCACTTCGGGCTGCTCGGCATGGCGGAACGCGCCGCCTCCCTGGGGGGCCGCGTCGACCTGAACCGCTCCGAGCGAGGAGGAGCGGAGGTCCGTCTGACCCTTCCTCTCGCCCCCCTTCCTCCCCACACCCCCCAAGAGGAGGCCGCACATGCCTGA
- a CDS encoding DUF5936 domain-containing protein, protein MLPLLLALVTAAAVAGALLGIRMIRADAKLPSDLALALEVGGTRVSKADSAVDRLGMRFAPTVLRLMGPRRVDAKRRRIDMAGNPGGLTLNRYAARRAVYGIFGVLLGLIFLSNGRLLFAVLALAFGLVAADALIWQAVRERKEAIDRILPDFLDVLAVVVSAGLGFRQALDRVAEKYEGPWADELRITLRQMDMGVSRRQAFDELRRRNSSEQVAQFVSALQQGEELGSPIAETLIQLATDMRRTDAQNARRRAAKTIPKATMVTLVFMLPATMILIATGMFLGSGTNFGSILGR, encoded by the coding sequence TTGCTCCCCCTGCTGCTCGCCCTCGTGACGGCCGCCGCCGTCGCGGGCGCCCTGCTGGGCATCCGCATGATCCGCGCCGACGCCAAGCTGCCCAGCGACCTCGCCCTCGCCCTGGAGGTCGGCGGGACCCGTGTCTCCAAGGCCGACTCCGCCGTCGACCGCCTCGGCATGCGCTTCGCGCCCACGGTGCTACGCCTGATGGGCCCCCGCCGCGTCGACGCCAAACGCCGGCGCATAGACATGGCGGGCAACCCCGGAGGTCTGACCCTCAACCGCTATGCCGCGCGCCGCGCGGTGTACGGGATCTTCGGTGTCCTGCTGGGCCTGATCTTCCTCTCCAACGGCCGCCTCCTGTTCGCCGTGCTCGCGCTGGCCTTCGGCCTGGTCGCCGCCGACGCCCTCATCTGGCAGGCCGTCCGCGAACGCAAGGAGGCCATCGACCGCATCCTTCCCGACTTCCTCGACGTCCTGGCCGTCGTGGTCTCGGCGGGGCTCGGCTTCCGCCAGGCCCTGGACCGGGTCGCGGAGAAGTACGAGGGTCCGTGGGCGGACGAACTGCGCATCACACTGCGGCAGATGGACATGGGCGTCAGCCGCCGCCAGGCCTTCGACGAACTCCGCCGGCGCAACTCCTCCGAACAGGTCGCCCAGTTCGTGTCGGCGCTGCAGCAGGGCGAGGAACTCGGCTCCCCGATCGCCGAGACCCTGATCCAGCTGGCCACGGACATGCGCCGCACGGACGCCCAGAACGCCCGCCGCCGCGCGGCCAAGACCATCCCCAAGGCCACGATGGTCACCCTCGTCTTCATGCTGCCGGCGACGATGATCCTGATCGCCACGGGAATGTTCCTCGGGTCGGGCACGAACTTCGGCTCGATCCTGGGCCGCTGA
- a CDS encoding type II secretion system F family protein yields the protein MNNPAVLALGATVLCGTLAVAGVHTYASGRAQRQALVDRLSGGGPLRTAAGRVRRFAAVDRRLRRTRIGRGIHLRLSATGLDVTAGEFAVYVTAVVVALWLIAASVLAPFFGPIAALVGVWSAAIFLNWQRQKRIEAFIAQLPDVARLLANATAAGLAMRTALAMAAEELENPAGEELAHVADQLMMGRTIDDALGELAERLPSRELVVLVTTLVLANKAGGSVVSSLRNLTQTLEDRKETRREVRTMLSEVNATAFTVPLLGLGSLLLINSSNEGALARVTGSGLGQALVLISLGLYTVGFFVIRRLGKIEV from the coding sequence GTGAACAACCCCGCCGTCCTGGCCCTCGGCGCCACCGTCCTGTGCGGCACCCTCGCCGTCGCGGGTGTGCACACGTACGCCTCCGGACGGGCCCAGCGCCAGGCCCTCGTGGACCGCCTCTCCGGCGGCGGCCCGCTGCGCACGGCCGCGGGCCGCGTACGCCGCTTCGCCGCCGTCGACCGCCGGCTGCGCCGCACCCGTATCGGCCGCGGGATCCACCTGCGGCTGTCGGCGACCGGACTCGACGTGACCGCAGGCGAGTTCGCCGTCTACGTCACCGCGGTCGTGGTCGCGCTCTGGCTGATCGCCGCCTCCGTCCTGGCCCCCTTCTTCGGCCCGATCGCCGCCCTGGTCGGCGTCTGGAGCGCGGCGATCTTCCTCAACTGGCAACGGCAGAAGCGCATCGAGGCCTTCATCGCCCAACTCCCCGACGTGGCGCGCCTCCTCGCCAACGCGACCGCCGCCGGCCTCGCCATGCGGACCGCCCTGGCGATGGCCGCCGAGGAGCTGGAGAACCCGGCGGGTGAGGAACTAGCGCACGTGGCAGACCAGTTGATGATGGGCCGCACCATCGACGACGCACTCGGCGAACTCGCGGAGCGCCTCCCGTCCCGCGAGCTGGTCGTCCTCGTCACCACCCTGGTCCTCGCCAACAAGGCCGGCGGGTCGGTCGTCAGTTCCCTGCGCAACCTCACCCAGACCCTGGAGGACCGCAAGGAGACCCGGCGCGAGGTCCGCACGATGCTCTCCGAGGTCAACGCGACGGCCTTCACCGTCCCGCTGCTCGGCCTCGGCTCCCTGCTCCTGATCAACTCCTCGAACGAGGGCGCGCTCGCCCGCGTCACCGGCTCCGGTCTCGGCCAGGCCCTGGTCCTGATCTCCCTGGGCCTCTACACCGTCGGCTTCTTCGTCATCCGACGCCTCGGCAAGATCGAAGTCTGA
- a CDS encoding CpaF family protein has product MSLRSRIATPDESGPAREDGHLVAVYRAKLLEEIDLAEMSSLAAAERRVRLERVLGHIISREGPVLSSAERSQLIRRVVDEALGLGVLEPLLADASITEIMVNGPDSIFVERSGRVEQLPLRFASTEQLMQTIERIVSTVNRRVDESNPMVDARLPTGERVNVIIPPLALTGPTLTIRRFPRAYTLPELIGLGSLDEQMLMLLAAFVRARFNLIVSGGTGSGKTTLLNALSGLIPSHERIITIEDSAELQLQQEHVIRLESRPPNVEGKGQITIRDLVRNSLRMRPDRIIVGEVRGGETLDMLQAMSTGHDGSLATVHANSAEDALMRLQTLGSMSEVLIPFEALKDQINSAVDVVVQLARHADGSRRITEIALLVSHGREQFRVVPVTRFVPRPVGPDRVVHGRFEHLPLPRPVAEKLYVANEPLPPAFGVVEVLDALDTRQAIG; this is encoded by the coding sequence ATGAGCCTGCGGTCCCGAATCGCCACCCCCGACGAGAGCGGCCCCGCCCGCGAGGACGGACACCTCGTCGCCGTCTACCGCGCCAAGCTCCTCGAGGAGATCGACCTCGCCGAGATGTCGAGCCTGGCGGCGGCCGAACGCCGGGTGCGCCTGGAGCGCGTACTCGGCCACATCATCAGCCGCGAAGGCCCCGTCCTCTCCTCCGCCGAACGCTCCCAGCTGATCCGCCGGGTCGTGGACGAGGCCCTCGGGCTCGGCGTCCTCGAACCCCTGCTCGCCGACGCGTCGATCACCGAGATCATGGTCAACGGACCGGACTCGATCTTCGTGGAGCGCTCCGGCCGGGTCGAACAGCTGCCCCTGCGCTTCGCCTCCACCGAACAGCTCATGCAGACCATCGAACGCATCGTCTCCACGGTCAACCGCCGGGTCGACGAGTCCAACCCCATGGTCGACGCCCGCCTCCCCACCGGCGAACGCGTCAACGTCATCATCCCGCCGCTCGCCCTCACCGGACCCACCCTCACCATCCGCCGCTTCCCCCGCGCCTACACCCTCCCCGAACTCATCGGCCTCGGCTCGCTCGACGAGCAGATGCTGATGCTGCTCGCGGCGTTCGTACGCGCCCGCTTCAACCTGATCGTCAGCGGCGGCACGGGCAGCGGGAAGACCACCCTCCTCAACGCGCTCTCCGGACTCATCCCGTCCCACGAACGCATCATCACCATCGAGGACTCGGCCGAACTCCAGCTCCAGCAGGAACACGTCATCCGCCTGGAGTCCCGGCCCCCCAACGTGGAGGGCAAGGGCCAGATCACCATCCGCGACCTGGTCCGCAACTCCCTGCGCATGCGCCCCGACCGCATCATCGTCGGTGAGGTCCGCGGCGGGGAGACCCTCGACATGCTCCAGGCCATGTCGACCGGCCACGACGGCTCGCTCGCCACGGTCCACGCGAACTCCGCCGAGGACGCGCTCATGCGGCTCCAGACCCTCGGCTCGATGTCCGAGGTCCTGATCCCCTTCGAGGCGCTGAAGGACCAGATCAACTCGGCCGTCGACGTCGTCGTCCAACTGGCCCGGCACGCCGACGGCTCCCGCCGGATCACCGAGATCGCCCTGCTGGTCTCGCACGGCCGCGAGCAGTTCCGGGTCGTCCCCGTCACCCGCTTCGTCCCCCGGCCCGTCGGACCCGACCGGGTCGTCCACGGCCGGTTCGAACACCTGCCGCTGCCCCGCCCGGTCGCCGAGAAGCTGTACGTCGCCAACGAGCCGCTGCCACCCGCCTTCGGCGTCGTCGAGGTCCTGGACGCGCTCGACACCCGGCAGGCCATCGGATGA
- a CDS encoding TadE/TadG family type IV pilus assembly protein yields the protein MLEFAGFLPILLVIGMAAIQLGLIGYGINQAGSGARAAARVASQGGDGGAAGQAAVSGWLDPRVAPAAGPDLTTATVTVRVPGVIPLFGPYTVTRRATMPTDD from the coding sequence ATGCTGGAGTTCGCCGGGTTCCTGCCCATCCTCCTGGTCATCGGCATGGCCGCCATCCAGCTCGGCCTCATCGGCTACGGGATCAACCAGGCCGGCTCCGGCGCCCGGGCCGCCGCCCGGGTCGCCTCGCAGGGCGGCGACGGCGGGGCGGCCGGACAGGCCGCGGTGAGCGGCTGGCTGGACCCGCGGGTCGCGCCCGCGGCCGGCCCCGACCTCACCACGGCCACCGTCACGGTCCGGGTCCCCGGGGTCATCCCCCTCTTCGGCCCCTACACCGTCACCCGCCGCGCCACCATGCCCACCGACGACTGA
- a CDS encoding AAA family ATPase, with translation MTIRILPAVGDIDSARALTTLLSQLADAEPAPPVADSTALLDTLARLAAESLDELPEVVLVHERIGPVAALDLIRDLVLRFPAVGVVLITADTSAGVLTSAMDSGARGIVGLPLGYDALAERVQAAAGWSLGMRRHLGSGTPELYTGPGGTVLTVTGAKGGVGTTVTAVQIALASKASGRDVALVDLDLQSGDVASYLDVQFRRSVADLAGISDINPRVLQDAVYLHDSGIGLLLAPAEGERGEEVTDRVTRQVLSALRSRHDVVIVDCGSQMNSATAAAVEMADQALLLVTPDVVAVRAAKRMVRMWDRLQIRKAEETTTVVNRFARGTEISPSLVQRVTGTKVAGAAVPAAYKELQSVVDAGRLQDLDSRSTVKQALWALAAELGLVVAQEGGGGGRRRRATPDRGTSALRRRGGDRGAVTLEFAGMFPILLVVMTILWQCVLYGYSYSLAGNAADEAARAATAAYAVDGDVGGACRTAGTRHLPGSWQDAGIGCAPAGPVMRATVDVDVPLFFPGFDAGWHVRGTAGAALEGDDG, from the coding sequence ATGACCATCCGTATCCTCCCGGCCGTCGGCGACATCGACTCGGCCCGAGCCCTCACCACCCTGCTCAGCCAGCTCGCCGACGCCGAACCCGCCCCGCCCGTCGCCGACTCCACCGCGCTCCTCGACACCCTCGCCCGGCTCGCGGCGGAGTCCCTCGACGAGCTGCCCGAAGTCGTCCTCGTGCATGAACGCATCGGCCCCGTAGCGGCGTTGGACCTGATCCGCGACCTGGTGCTGCGCTTCCCCGCCGTCGGCGTCGTCCTCATCACCGCCGACACCAGCGCCGGGGTGCTCACCTCCGCCATGGACTCCGGCGCCCGCGGCATCGTCGGCCTGCCGCTCGGCTACGACGCGCTCGCCGAGCGCGTCCAGGCCGCGGCCGGATGGTCGCTCGGCATGCGGCGCCACCTGGGCAGCGGCACGCCCGAGCTCTACACGGGCCCCGGCGGCACCGTCCTCACGGTCACCGGGGCGAAGGGCGGCGTCGGCACGACCGTCACGGCGGTCCAGATCGCCCTCGCGTCGAAGGCCTCCGGACGCGACGTGGCCCTCGTGGACCTCGACCTCCAGTCCGGCGACGTCGCCTCCTACCTGGACGTGCAGTTCCGCCGGTCGGTGGCCGACCTCGCCGGGATCAGCGACATCAACCCGCGGGTCCTCCAGGACGCCGTCTACCTCCACGACAGCGGCATCGGCCTGCTCCTCGCCCCCGCCGAGGGCGAACGCGGCGAGGAGGTCACGGACCGTGTCACCCGCCAGGTGCTGTCGGCCCTGCGCTCCCGCCACGACGTCGTGATCGTCGACTGCGGCTCCCAGATGAACTCCGCGACCGCCGCGGCCGTGGAGATGGCCGACCAGGCGCTGCTCCTCGTCACCCCGGACGTCGTCGCCGTCCGCGCCGCCAAACGCATGGTCCGCATGTGGGACCGTCTCCAGATCCGCAAGGCCGAGGAGACGACGACGGTCGTCAACCGCTTCGCCCGCGGTACGGAGATCTCGCCCTCCCTGGTCCAGCGCGTCACCGGCACCAAGGTCGCCGGCGCGGCGGTGCCCGCCGCCTACAAGGAGCTCCAGTCCGTCGTGGACGCGGGCCGCCTCCAGGACCTGGATTCCCGCTCCACCGTCAAACAGGCGCTGTGGGCGCTGGCGGCGGAACTGGGCCTGGTCGTCGCCCAGGAGGGCGGGGGCGGCGGCCGCCGCCGCAGGGCCACCCCGGACCGGGGGACGTCTGCGCTGCGCAGGCGAGGCGGCGACCGGGGAGCGGTGACCCTGGAGTTCGCCGGGATGTTCCCGATCCTGCTGGTGGTGATGACCATCCTGTGGCAGTGCGTGCTCTACGGCTACTCGTACTCACTGGCCGGGAACGCGGCGGACGAGGCGGCGCGCGCGGCGACGGCGGCGTACGCCGTCGACGGTGACGTCGGCGGCGCCTGCCGGACCGCCGGGACCCGGCACCTGCCCGGCTCCTGGCAGGACGCGGGCATCGGCTGCGCTCCGGCGGGCCCGGTGATGCGGGCCACCGTCGACGTGGACGTCCCGCTCTTCTTCCCGGGCTTCGACGCGGGGTGGCACGTGAGAGGGACGGCGGGCGCGGCACTGGAGGGGGACGACGGATGA
- the cpaB gene encoding Flp pilus assembly protein CpaB, which yields MNSRQRRGVILLVLSVLCALGAFAGVLSVIRDVNSKVGPEVPAYRLKDDIAPYKELSADQFQKVTMPERWLSSTAVTDLSRIRGKIAVTQLRKGSLLQSDMIVDRPALEAGQQEIAIMIDAATGVAGKIDPGARVNIYATFKAENDKQKDQSKVIVANARVIDVGKLTALDPGQSTAERSRTATQAVPITFALDTADAQRVAYAESFATHVRLALIAGGSDTTVAPGERTYTLDQDK from the coding sequence ATGAACTCACGCCAGCGCCGCGGCGTCATCCTGCTGGTCCTCTCGGTCCTGTGCGCCCTCGGCGCCTTCGCCGGAGTGCTCTCGGTGATCCGTGACGTGAACTCCAAGGTCGGCCCGGAGGTCCCGGCGTACCGCCTGAAGGACGACATCGCGCCCTACAAGGAACTGTCGGCCGACCAGTTCCAGAAGGTCACGATGCCCGAACGCTGGCTCTCCTCCACGGCCGTCACGGACCTCTCCCGGATCCGCGGCAAGATCGCCGTCACCCAGCTGCGCAAGGGCTCCCTGCTGCAGAGCGACATGATCGTGGACCGGCCCGCACTGGAGGCCGGCCAGCAGGAGATCGCCATCATGATCGACGCGGCGACCGGCGTGGCCGGGAAGATCGACCCGGGAGCGCGGGTCAACATCTACGCCACCTTCAAGGCCGAGAACGACAAGCAGAAGGACCAGTCCAAGGTCATCGTGGCGAACGCCCGCGTCATCGACGTCGGCAAGCTCACCGCCCTCGACCCCGGCCAGTCCACCGCCGAACGCAGCCGCACCGCCACCCAGGCCGTCCCCATCACCTTCGCGCTCGACACCGCCGACGCCCAACGCGTCGCGTACGCCGAGTCCTTCGCCACCCACGTCCGGCTCGCCCTGATCGCGGGCGGTTCCGACACCACCGTCGCCCCCGGCGAGCGTACGTACACCCTCGACCAGGACAAGTAG